GGCTTTCAACGGCTCCACGGTGCATCATGCCGAGATCATTTCCGGCTCAATAAAACTGAAGGACGAGGTCACCGCCACGGTGGACCAGCAGGCCCGTTTAAGCACCGCCAGGCACCATACCGCCATTCATCTTCTGCAGGCGGCCTTGCAGCAGATCGTGGGCAAGCACGTCCAGCAGCAGGGCTCCATGGTCAGCCCGAAGAGGTTGCGCTTTGACTTCACTCATTTTGCCGGACTGGACCAGATGCAACTGGACGAGGTGGAGCACCTGGTCAACCGCAAGATCATGGATAATCTGCCGGTGGCCGATCAGCAAATGAAACTGACCGAGGCCCAGAAGACCGGGGCCATGGCCCTGTTTGGGGAAAAATACGGGGAAGAGGTCCGGGTGATCTCCTGCGGGGATTTCTCCAAGGAACTGTGCAGCGGGACCCACGTCAAGCACAGCGGCGAGCTGGGGCTGTTCAAGATAATCAAGGAGGAAGCCATTGCCTCCGGGGTGCGGAGGATCGAGGCCGTGGTCGGAGAGGCCGCCTATAAGCAGATCAAGCAGGACCAGATGCTGGTAGCCGAGATTCAGTACCGGCTGAAGGCTAACCGTGAGGACATCGTCAAAAAGCTAAATGCCCAGATGGAGGAATTAAAGACGTTGGCGAAAGCCAAGAAGGAGGAGGTCAAACTTCAGCAGGGTAGTCTAATAGAGGGTTTGTTTAAAGAGGTTAAAAAGGTTGAAGACGTTCAGTTGTTGGTCAAGTTGCTGGATGGTTTCACCCAGGACGGCATGCGGGAGATGGCCGACAAGCTGCGGGTCAAACTGCCGGGCGGGATCATCATACTGGCAAGTACGGACGAAGGCAAGTTTGGGTTCACCGTTGCGGTGGGCGACGAGCTGATCAAATCCAAGAAGTTCATGGCCGGGGACATCGCCAAGAAGATCGCCGCGGCCACCGGCGGCAAGGGCGGCGGCCGACCTCAGCTGGCCCAGGTGGGCGGGAAGGACGAGGGGAAACTGAAGGAACAGATGGGAAAGATAGAGGGAATCATATTCAATAAATTATGATCACCATCCACTCAGATATTTTATAGAGTGACTATGGAAGATGACGGAGGGGAAGTGATGCCTAAAGTTACTTACGATGAGGTCGGATACTGGTCCGAGGTGAAATTAGATATTATCAAAGAATATGCCCAGGCATATACAAAGATATTGTCTAATCAGTCGTATTTAAAGTATTCATACATTGATGCCTTCGCAGGTTCGGGAGTGCATCTGGCTAAATCTACAGGCGCGTTTATACCCGGCAGCCCATTAAATGCTCTGTTGGTTAAACCACCATTTCAGAACTATCATCTCATTGATATTGACAAGGACAAAGCAGCCAACCTTAGAACACTTGCAAAAGATTACCCCAATGTAGAAATATATGATGGTGATTGTAATCAAGTATTGCGCGATCAAATATTCCCCTTAATAGATTACAAAAGATACAAACGGGCATTGTGTATTTTGGACCCTTATGGATTGCATCTTGATTGGGACATAATTTTGACTGCCGGCCAGATGAAAAGCATTGAAATATTTCTCAATTTCCCCGTGATGGACATTAACATGAACGTCTTAAAGCACAATAAAGAAAAAGTATCTGCCGAACAAATCGAGAGGATGAATGCATTTTGGGGTGATGAAACGTGGCGGCAGGTAGGCTATGCAAAATCAAAACAAACTTCATTTCTTGGTGAATCAGAACTGAAAACCACGAACGATATTTTAGAATTAGGGTTTCGAAAAAGATTAAAAGAAGTGGCGGGTTTTAAATATGTCCCAGAGCCCATACCCATGAGAAATTCTTATAATTCCATTGTTTATTATCTCTATTTTGCTTCGCAAAAACCTGTTGCGTCCGAAATAGCCGATCACATATTCACAAAATATAGAAATAAAGGGTTATAATGGCTCTTACTAATATAGAATGGACCGAAGCAACCTGGAACCCTGTTACAGGTTGCACCAAAACCAGCCCGGGTTGCGCCAATTGCTATGCCGAGCGGATGACCAGGCGGTTGCAAGCTATGGGCCAGCATAATTACAGGAAAGGCTTCAAGGTAGCCACGCACCCGGCTATGTTGGATTACCCTTTGGGCTGGCGCAAGCCCAGGATGATTTTTGTTAATTCAATGGGTGACCTGTTCCACGAAAGCGTACCGGTATCATTCATCCAACGGGTGTTTAAGGTAATGGAGAGTGCGCATTGGCATACTTACCAAGTATTGACCAAACGGGCAGAAAGGTTGTTCGACCTCGCCCCTGAATTGTCCTGGCCAGATAATGTATGGATGGGGGTTACTGTAGAAGATAGAGAGCATCTATACAGGATAGACAGTTTGCGCACTACCAAAGCCAAAGTTAAATTTATTTCTTTTGAACCACTGCTGGGGCAGATTGGCAAGGTTGATTTAACAGACATTGATTGGGCAATAGTAGGCGGCGAGTCCGGCCCAGGCGCAAGACCCATGCAGCCCGAATGGGCCAGAGAATTACGAGACCAATGTATAAAAAATAAAGTGCCGTTTTTTTTCAAACAATGGGGCGGGTTTAACAAGAAGAAGGCGGGCAAAATACTTGACGGAAAGATATGGATGAGAATGCCCAAGGTTTTAGAAGACAAAGTAATTTGAGACTATGATCACCATCCATCACCAACTCTGCGGCCAGTGCGGGCTCTGCGCGGGCGTTTGCCCGGTGCAGGCCCTGGCACTTCATGCCTGGGGCTTGGAGGTTGAAAATAAAAAATGCACCGGCTGCGGACAATGTGTTACAGTATGCCCCACCGGGGCTTTAACCTCACCCTCCACCTCCGCTGGCACTAAGGCGGACAGGCGTCCCTCTCCTAATGCCTTAGGAGAGGGAGTTAGGGAGAGGTCCAAAGGAGGCAAATGATCTACCAACAACTGCTGAAAACCGCCAAACAAAAGGGCTCTAATTTCCTGGTCCTTTTGGACCCGGACAAGTGCAGAAAACAGGACGCGGCCAAGATCGGCCAGTCTTTGAACGACGCCGGGGCCGACGCCATCCTGTTCGGCACCAGCCTGCTGATGTCAAACAAGATAGATGATACCATCAAGGCCTTGAAGCAGAATTTCAAGAACCCGGTGATCATCTTTCCCGGCAGCGCCTACCAGGTCTCGGCCCACGCCGACGCCATCCTGTACCTGTCGCTGGTTTCCGGTCGCAACGCCGATCTGCTGATCGGCGAGCAGGTCAAGGCCGCGCCCATGCTCAAGGTTTCTGGCCTGGAGGTGATCCCCACCGGCTACATGTTGATCGAGTCCGGCAAGCTGACCTCGGCCAATTACATGAGCCACACCATGCCCATCCCCCGGGACAAGGCCGACATCGCTATGGCCCACGCTCTGGCCGCCCGGATGCTGGGGATGAAGCTGATCTACATGGACGCCGGCAGCGGGGCCCAGCACAGCGTCCCCGAGGAGATGATAGCCGGGGTGGC
This candidate division TA06 bacterium DNA region includes the following protein-coding sequences:
- the tcmP gene encoding three-Cys-motif partner protein TcmP; this encodes MEDDGGEVMPKVTYDEVGYWSEVKLDIIKEYAQAYTKILSNQSYLKYSYIDAFAGSGVHLAKSTGAFIPGSPLNALLVKPPFQNYHLIDIDKDKAANLRTLAKDYPNVEIYDGDCNQVLRDQIFPLIDYKRYKRALCILDPYGLHLDWDIILTAGQMKSIEIFLNFPVMDINMNVLKHNKEKVSAEQIERMNAFWGDETWRQVGYAKSKQTSFLGESELKTTNDILELGFRKRLKEVAGFKYVPEPIPMRNSYNSIVYYLYFASQKPVASEIADHIFTKYRNKGL
- a CDS encoding phage Gp37/Gp68 family protein is translated as MALTNIEWTEATWNPVTGCTKTSPGCANCYAERMTRRLQAMGQHNYRKGFKVATHPAMLDYPLGWRKPRMIFVNSMGDLFHESVPVSFIQRVFKVMESAHWHTYQVLTKRAERLFDLAPELSWPDNVWMGVTVEDREHLYRIDSLRTTKAKVKFISFEPLLGQIGKVDLTDIDWAIVGGESGPGARPMQPEWARELRDQCIKNKVPFFFKQWGGFNKKKAGKILDGKIWMRMPKVLEDKVI
- a CDS encoding 4Fe-4S binding protein gives rise to the protein MITIHHQLCGQCGLCAGVCPVQALALHAWGLEVENKKCTGCGQCVTVCPTGALTSPSTSAGTKADRRPSPNALGEGVRERSKGGK
- a CDS encoding geranylgeranylglyceryl/heptaprenylglyceryl phosphate synthase; protein product: MIYQQLLKTAKQKGSNFLVLLDPDKCRKQDAAKIGQSLNDAGADAILFGTSLLMSNKIDDTIKALKQNFKNPVIIFPGSAYQVSAHADAILYLSLVSGRNADLLIGEQVKAAPMLKVSGLEVIPTGYMLIESGKLTSANYMSHTMPIPRDKADIAMAHALAARMLGMKLIYMDAGSGAQHSVPEEMIAGVAKYAELPVVVGGGIRTPDEAGAKARAGAAAVVVGNILEKKGNIKTAAEFARAIHFRARS